The region CCAACTGAAGAAAAACTGGTTTATAGCATACACACAGTAGTGAGCTGCTGAATGTTATAAGCAGAATGGATCGAAGTGACTCTTCCACCCTTAATCGTCCCAGCAGAACATGAATAATTAATCAGACACACAGACCAGCGAATACATACCACTCAATACATCGGTGATTGCACCTAAATGATTAAGGTACATGTATGATCCCTACCCGATtattaatacatgtacacacagcacacacacatacacatagAATACAAGATGAAATTAATTGCAACGAAAAGcgatgaaatgaattaataattcataacAGTCTGAAACTCAAGGGATATTGATGATAATACTACGGAAAATGAATCAATACTAGGCCTACAGGCCTATACGAGTGATCTTACGACCTCTTAAGAGTCATTTCGAATTCAAGAAGCAAAAAGTAAAGAAAAATTGATCGATTTCAATCATAATTTTGCAGAGGAATGAATAATGTAATCGTGGTATTTGCATATCATAATTATTTGCACCATGAAATCAACATTCTTCTGAAGTCTCAGGATTGATAGCTATTCACAATCATCTATCCACAATCATCTATCCATCTATTCAACCTTGTTAGCAGGAAACATTGAAAACACAGCTGAATATGAACATAGATTTACTGATTCGCATTGAAACATCAGCATCGCATACTCCATCTATCACTATTAATATGATTAATATAAGGATGTAAACCTTAGAAACTACTGTTGCTGATATCATATCTTTGGTGCCTGAATATACCTCAACAAGGGGTTGGCCTAGTCTATGAATATGCATGTAATAAATGCTACTTCAACTTAGGTATACTAGGCcgcaaaaaagttaaaaatgtTGTAGACTAGGCCCCTAattaataacaaataaataagCGATATGCAAACAAAAGGCCTTAATAATGAAGAAGTGACAAAATAAATGAGTAACATCAAAATACAAAAAGAGTGACAGCAAATAGAGCAAATATGGGGGTCAGAATGGAGGAAAGAAGATAACTTAGACCGAGCCAATgtatatcaataaaatatttaattgaattgaataaatgtcAATGCAAAATATGCACATAATGATTAtcaaaaaaaggttttaccaaatTCACGAAATACTACAACAAGGACTCCGTCACACCTTGATCTATATCTCAATATTTTGCTCCCTATGAACTGCTTATCGAcagaaaattaattatttagtttctttttgacagattttcgatttcatttcCGGGTCCACGTAACCTTCAGCTTGAAGAACGCGCGAAACTGAatttattaaattcaatattgttTATTCAATATAACTTCAGCCCGTTCAAATATTACGAAATCATATAAAATAATCTGAACGATACTTTATTGTAACTAGTTATTCATTCAGATTCATGAGTAATATTCATATctaataaaatttgattgagtCTAATCACGCACTGCGCATGCGCCGCAGAACAGGAAACGGTCATcgagaaaatcaaaatttcaatgaatttttttagaaGCGACGAtgaatttttctctttttaactCACGACTGGGCTTGTAACAAGTCAGATTACAGATTCTGACTGTAAGTGTTCTGTTCATCAACTGTTAAACGTTCGTTAACAAATATTAAATGCTTCATATTTCAACTTAGAttgtcattcaatcaatgtaagagatttgaaaattgaactgGTCTGTGGACTTCGTTGGAGAGgtgattttcaattcaaaccaTTTTTCACGAATGGTCTTTTGGCGAGAGCTTTCTCTGAGATTTATTTTGATCGCCTATGTCTAGGATAGGTAATTAGGCctaatatatattcaaaatcatgatTTGCGTAGTAGAAGGCTGACTAAGTGTCGAGATCCAGTCGAGCGTGGGAGTGAATAGCCCATCCTCTGATCCTTGTTGCagcaattttgcaattgattagAATTTACTCGGATAAAACAGTCATCCTCTTAGTATGATGGTAAATCTGCAGTTGGAAAGCATTTAAGCAGCAGATAgtcttttttttaattgaagAAGAGGTGTACATCTTTTCATGTATTAGTAgcctatatgaaatattctttcATCTTAACATTATTTATGTAAACACCTCTGTGTTAATGTGTTGAGTTATATTACCTACTTATTGCGTGCTATTTAGAATCTTCCCCAGTTACTCTGTGAAGTCTTCTCAGTGAACTGACTGTTGAATCCCGTGTGATATGTACCCCCTATCTGAGGTATCTGTccaatataggcctatcaaATAATAACCAATTCGCTGGAAGTGATTTCAGCTTTAAGGATTTTTAACCAAAATCCAAAGGAATGTGCTGTAATAATCAGTAAGCGCGACTTGTTTAACAACATATTATTAGACTTGTTTTGTTTAAGCATGAATCCCGCACTCAATTGACACTTGgctaaaatattttctggatGAGTGATATTTCTGAGTGTGAATTAATAGGGCCTGATATCGAggcaatgttttaaatctcgTTAACAATGTTTCGGGATGCCCTTCATTTGAAGAAAGCTAACTTAACCTTAAATTTTAAAACTCTGCTTAGGTATTAAGCTCTTTtgctgaaattgaattgaaaattgaggcAATATTTAATTATTTTCTGGCAGTGTCTAGGAAtaagtaaaagaaaaattaacctTTTCTCAAATTAAAAAGCTCTGGTTATTTTGCCTATTGAATTAAAAACTCTCCACATTTCCCGAGTGAGGCCTCTATGCCCTTAGCATGTGATTACTGAATTAGCCATATAGCCAATGCAAGCAGTTAACCTTAATTAGGTATGAACTATTCATGATGTTTGGCTGTAACTGTAGGTTTTTCCTGATCTGCTAATTTGACGTCTTCACCATATACCGAAACTACTGCCGTGAAGGCCtaacaaattcattttctgtttaaatTCAGTGTTTTTTGCAAGAGAACTTAGAGGGGCGATTATTCTTGTCAATTTAAATCCACCCCTATGCTAAGAATCAGCCCCCCAGTAGTGAGTTATTGTGATTGAGAGATTATACCAGAATGAAGCTTTAGcctattttcaatgtttcaaaaGCTTCTTAGCATTTGGAGTCCATAATGTTATACTATAGAATGATTGCAGTCCCTCTAAAATACTAGCATGTGGAGAACATATTATTAAAAGTCTCTGTGAATACAGTGATAAATTTATAATCGTCTtcgttgtttttattttctataggAATGTTTTATAATGTATGGAGAAAACGTCGAGAATATTCCACCAGAAACGTTTAAAGTACCAACCGTTCCAAACATCCAAACACCGCCATCATCAGTAGAGAGCTCAATTCTAAAACATTCTACTAAAGATAACCTCATAGCTTTCTCACCAGCTCCTAAACACTTGAAGGTATGCCACAGTTTTTCAAAAGTCGGTTAAAATCGACCATCAGTGACCATCAAAACTTCACTATTTGCAGACAAAGCAGTTTAACAGTCCTGAATTGAGATAAATTCATTCCAACTCTgaattgtgaaactgggtcccgAGTtactttaaccaacttttaagCGACTATCCCTCGCGTGATTCTAATGTTATGTGATAGAGAATGTATTCTCCGGAAACCATGTCTATACGGTTGAAATTTCGGATAATTTTCAGGTCCATTTTTTGACGCCGAAGCAAAATTCCGTGAGACGATATTCGCCGGAAAAACCTGCGTCGGAATTATCGACGATAGATTCACCGgattggtataatttcatCCGTGAGATCGACGATCAAGAGAAGTGGTGCGAACGCACGGAAGTAGTTACAAAACGGGATCATACTGAAAACGTTGTTATTGCTCAATCAGTAATTCAAGAGATTATTGATAATTTACCTTTAAGGTATTATTTTACGATTATTTGAAgcttttattataaaatctcAACCTAATCGGCAAAACCaacagttgatgatttaacaatttattttctgacagtttcaaagttttgactaaacttcataatcagagaaatgaaaataacacaaTACACTGTACTGATATACAGCAATTTAAAAATGTAGATATTACTAAGGAAGGAAACTGTTATATCTTCAACTATAGGTTTTGCTCATTAACTTGGAAACACTAAGATTATCGTAATAACAGTCTACCTGTCAAAGCTCAACTAGTACTAAGACTACATTATGTTATATCAGAAAAtctattattatgattataattaGAAGCATGTATCTCCAAAgttttggtttattttcagagATTCAGCGAATAAAACCGGTCGTTTAAGTGATTTGAGTAACGACAATTGTGACACAACAATGGCCGACGATGACGAAATCATTCCGCCGAAAGCTTCGTATAATTTCAACTTCGACGACATCGATTCGATCGATCCGTTCACGTCGAGTAAAGGTTTAGCTAATTCTCCGCCGGCGTCGTCTGCCGCGATAATCGAGAATCCGTTCCAGACGAAATCGAAGGTGTCGTCATCGCCACCGCCGGACGCCGGGTTTCACGACGATAATATAAATCCGTTCGCGAGCAGAAGACAATTACCGAactcgccgccgccgccgacgATGAAGGGTGATATTACGAGCGAAGAAATGTCGAATTCAAACGTTGAGAATTCTTCGTCGTCCTCGTTGAAAGGTTTTCAAAATGTAACCGATATAAACGATAATGAGAACGGTAATAAAAACGGAGCCGCAGCCGGAATGGATACGAGTTGCACCGGTTCGGATTTATCAGTGAAATCTGACGACAGTAAAGCCAGTTCTACCGGATCTGAGTAAGTATCGTTAACACGATAATCTGAGGCAATCGGTGGCAATCTGTCTACTGTACTGACATTTTATTGGACTTGGTACAGGGTGGCCAcgtacctggaaatcagggaattttgtataaagaaaaaagtgaaaaatcaGGGATAAATCGGGGAAATTTCATTGCCAGGAGATTGCTagaattgattggattcttagcagatcaagtcagggaaaacaacgtgcagtcagggaaaagtcaaaTCAGGCCATCCTGTTTTATGTTCATACCAGTGCATGGTATATTATTCTTGTCTGTTATGCATGGgattattattttgatattacgGAAATAATGTAGTCCacatttaggctaaaaaatctgataccttgtttctcctaattggCCAATAAACGACAataaaaattagtaatcagttcatttctaaagcTGCCGGTCTattatggttagcttgatcatgattgcagagggtagataggcggccggatggttaaacttttaagctcagcagatgGAGAAACgagatatcaattttttttaagcCTTAGCATAGATGTTTTTCAGGGAGCAATGATCATGTAGTAGGTCATTTTGTATTATTAGGTTCTAGTgattctttttaatttgtatCAACATTTCACTCGATGTCTCATATTTGTGGTGCCGTGTTTTTTGCATTGTAGAAAAGttgtcaaaaagaaatcacCACCGAAAAAGAAGGGCCCTCCGAAGAGATTCCTACAAGCAAATAAGGTGATTATTGATTATCGGAcacaactgaaaaaaataatactgGAAATAAGATGCCATGGTACATGACATAGACAGGGTTCTTAAAGATCAGGGAATTTCGACTCTATTTCTTGAAAGTCGGggaatttgtatttttggttCCTTGTTGTTCTTATTGGTGATGAGCATTACAAGAAATAACCAGGGAAATTATCCATCAAAGGTCAGAGTAATATCAGGGGATTTTGGATTCCCAAAAACTAAATGattccttgtttctcctaatcgacTGGGTCACTTTAGTAAACTGAATTGCGAATTTGACCCGgcctgaataaattatattgctaatcaggccgggtcaacttttaagctcagcagaaatgagaaggTGTCAATTGTCAGTTTCAGCCTAATCTGTTAAATCCCTTCATAGacgtttgaatattaatttatgtggaattatttcagaattttctcgCTGCGAATCAAGCAAACGACGATGTCATCATATTCGATCCGAAGTCGAAGCGTTCTTCGGCCGCGGCATCTGATCGAATGGAAACGTCGAGTACGGCATCGGTTGCGTCCGATGCCGCGTCGGAGACCGGTGAATTACCGAGCTGTACCGCGGCGTCGACCGTCGCGAAGGAGATCGTTTGCGACGATTTCGACGCGTTGCTACGACCGACTAAAGACGTACAAATAGCCTCGATGACCGAGTTCGATACAGCTGGCATTTCCGTGTTCTCCAGTACAGTGATGAGTCAGGAGGGATTGGGATCTTTTTCCGAAGACGAATTCAAGTCTGCGACGGAAGGTAAGCATCGTAATATGTGAACGGACCCCGTGCTGCACCAGCTATCCTGATCCTGCTAGATGATGCGTGTATCAATAGGACAAATCAGTTTTGAGGAATTTTCATCTATTAGCCTTGCACCTTAGAAATAAGACAAATCATGTCTCTTCAAAGACTCGCGTTCAATGTTTATTGCGCAATTGTTATCTGTTATATGTACgtattgaattaaaaaaatcattgatagattttgattgaatCTGAGAAGAAATCCAGGCGTCACTTTGAGCATGTACCTGGTAGATCCTCGCTTGCCTCACACAGAATCCTCAACTGCCACAGTCAACCGTAGAGTCCTCATTGAAGTGAATTAAATTCTTGCAATCGCGGTCGTTCGATGTTGTTACAAAggtagaaattattagtagCAGCTATCTGGTGCAAAATGCTTCCTGGTTGTGTGAGTGTCATGTTTGTGTGTGCTGGTTCTCTTTCAATTGTTCAGTCATGGTTTGTTGATTATTTGATGgcaatatttcatgaaatcaaATCACTATCTATTATAGCCTTACGTAGTGTGTTTGCTGTTGATGTGTCTACTCAACTCTTAGGCAGTTACTGTCTACGAATATCAAACCAGGTCAACTGCCTACGAATTCCacgaaaaacaaatatcattaaCGCTTTAAAAGGGATATATGTATGAATCATATATAAATACTAGTTATGTATGGTAGTTGTCTCCGTTGTGAGGGCATCATTAGGATTGTAATgaga is a window of Tubulanus polymorphus chromosome 2, tnTubPoly1.2, whole genome shotgun sequence DNA encoding:
- the LOC141898649 gene encoding uncharacterized protein LOC141898649, yielding MYGENVENIPPETFKVPTVPNIQTPPSSVESSILKHSTKDNLIAFSPAPKHLKVHFLTPKQNSVRRYSPEKPASELSTIDSPDWYNFIREIDDQEKWCERTEVVTKRDHTENVVIAQSVIQEIIDNLPLRDSANKTGRLSDLSNDNCDTTMADDDEIIPPKASYNFNFDDIDSIDPFTSSKGLANSPPASSAAIIENPFQTKSKVSSSPPPDAGFHDDNINPFASRRQLPNSPPPPTMKGDITSEEMSNSNVENSSSSSLKGFQNVTDINDNENGNKNGAAAGMDTSCTGSDLSVKSDDSKASSTGSEKVVKKKSPPKKKGPPKRFLQANKNFLAANQANDDVIIFDPKSKRSSAAASDRMETSSTASVASDAASETGELPSCTAASTVAKEIVCDDFDALLRPTKDVQIASMTEFDTAGISVFSSTVMSQEGLGSFSEDEFKSATEVFSDPSAWDMLEKFGEGNSDNPDSALTRQSLYVKFDPLVQGDDKSPGNVGVLPNPRVQGLAKKTSNSQLASLAENPNASVYSEDLLLMNTPPPNKPLSRLKQLQMGQSRLAPQQPASDLDNILTCSPKLDEENQTDSGRPESETPSKHDSVEPSRAGTGIVEVLKYTESDFKKLKQQMEMDFQAQLLAKERSCYKKVQDLQQEIAKLTEENKALSESVDNMTKVVAEYEKTISQVIADKETVSASSAESMTELIQERNHLMESLQSMEKAFSDMLKRHDRSKEVVESQKKNEEQLKKCITDYQEKMKKAETKYQALKRHAEEKLVAASEEIEKVTKSKDNELTRLQLAVKKSEVQIKSLETAVAQKTKENEELTSICDDLISQVGGGGS